From Roseateles sp. SL47:
ACCTGGCCCGCGGGCAGAGGCGCCAGGAGAATCTCCGCCATGCCCTGCAGATGATCAACAACCGGTTCAATGCCTTGGCGTACTGGGACAACCCTCAAGGCGATCGCTACGCCGTTGATCTCGAAATCATTTCCGTTGAAATGAAGATCGGTGCCAACAACGAGGGTGACTCGGTCCCCGCGATTGAAATTCTGAAGACCCACATCATCGACAAGCGGACCGGCAAGCGCACCGAGGGCATCGTCGGAAACAACTTCTCCTCCTATGTGCGGGACTACGACTTCAGTGTCCTGCTGCTGCAACACAACAAGAACCAGGCGGCGTTCAGCATTCCCGACGACTTTGGCGACCTGCACGGAAAGCTCTTCCAGCACTTCGTCCGTTCGGAGGCCTACAAGCAGAGTTTCACCAAGCCGCCGGTCATCTGCCTAAGCGTGTCTGACTCCAAGACCTACCACCGCGCGGGCAACGAGCATCCCGTGCTGGGCCTTGAATACCTGGCCAACGAGTCATCCCTGACCGAGCGCTACTTCGAGAAGATGGGCTTGCAGGTCCGCTTCTTCATGCCACC
This genomic window contains:
- a CDS encoding DUF1852 domain-containing protein, yielding MSATNPPLAFAIKRICFDEHYRPSATSRITTNFANLARGQRRQENLRHALQMINNRFNALAYWDNPQGDRYAVDLEIISVEMKIGANNEGDSVPAIEILKTHIIDKRTGKRTEGIVGNNFSSYVRDYDFSVLLLQHNKNQAAFSIPDDFGDLHGKLFQHFVRSEAYKQSFTKPPVICLSVSDSKTYHRAGNEHPVLGLEYLANESSLTERYFEKMGLQVRFFMPPNSVAPLAFYFVGDLLNDYTNLELISTISTMETFQKIYRPEIYNANSVAGACYRPNLRNPDHSVTQIVYDREERSRLALEQAKFAEEQFIKPYRTVLEQLAADQVH